AGGGATATGGAGAATGTTGTATGCAATTATTGTATATTACCGATGAAGCAACTTTAATACTGGTGAATGTTGAGTTACATGTATGTaagtacaatgtacagtatatgtatatatattatatatatacagtatatatataatatatatatatatatatatatatatatatatatatatatatatattatatacatatatatatagtatatataatatatatatatatatatatatatatatatatatatatatatatatatatataatatatatatatatatatatatatatatatatatatatatatatatatatgtatatatatatatatatatatatatatatatatatatatatatatatatatatatatatatatatatatatatatatatatatatatatatatatatatatatatatatatatatgattatatctatatatattatgtatataatatatttataatatatatatatatatatatatatatatatatatatacatatatatatatatatatatatatatatatatatatatatatatatatttatttatattaataatttatatacataatatatatatatatatatatatatatatatatatatatatatatatatatatatatatatatatatatatatatatatatatatatatatatatatatatatatatatatatatatatatatatatatatatattatatggttacTCCATGCgtgtttataatttgtataatttgtatactgGAATTAGCCACCTTGTCTATTACAGCATGAGGTGATTCATGAACGCGtaatatgatttctctctctctctctctctctctctctctctctctctctctctctctctctctattgtcacCAAAGTGCACCTATATCAACAGGATGTAAGCAGTTGGGGGTATGTGGCCTTGTGACTAACTGGGTCACGGACATTGTCACGGGATGTAAAGACGGGAGCAGTTTTACCTGGAGTACTTTTGACCACTTTGTAGGACACTCTTATTGTTTTATTAACATGAGCAGCGTCAGCGCCTTACCCGTTGAAGGCAATCagagcagtaatatatatatatatatatatatatatatatatatatatatatatatatatatatatatatatatatatatatatatatatatatatacacacactatatatatgtatatatatgtacatatgcagtaatactcttgtttagcaagacgaaatgtatgtgtaaaaatatttacaaagtttaaagctttcgtccatccttccgTGGACTTGGTTAAGTCcccagaaggatggacgaaagctttaattaagctctgtaaatatttctacaaatgcatttcgtcttgctaaacaagagtattgCTAATGGATCCTTCTActgataactgagaagcacgatacggtgtttttatatttcatatatatatatatatatatatatatatatatatatatatatatatatatatatatatatatatgtatatatatatatatatatatatatatatatatatatatatatatagatttaatgtTGAGATTTAAATGAGCTTAAAGTGACTCAGGTGCATTAAGTGCAAATGCAGGCAGCTATACAACTCATTACACTTACCTACCATTCCTTTTTCATcgaatatatttataatgaatgtcAGGATGTTTTAGCAAGAGGGAAGTTTACGATACAGTTCATTTCTAGAGCAAATTATTTATCAGAATatgtttcgtttattttttgctttgttgaaaTGCACGGAAGTTTGTTAAcatgttaaattatataaaacccTGTAGGGGTGTAAACCTGGAATCGCAAGATATATGAGTCTCTGGTAACTCATAGGTCCGGTTAAAATATCTTTTTGACAAATGGTTCGTACTCaacatatgtttgtttcatagTTAAAATAGTTAAGTGCACATTTAGCAGTTAAAAGAAATTGCTTTTCCTTCTGAACTCTAGAATGAAAGCTggtgtattatataaaaattaaaggttaAATGGGTCGCTAGAAGTGTATGGAAAAAATGGACAACAGTttagtaaatatttgtataagttATCAAATGAGAAGAGATAAATGTCTGAATAACAAGCGGGAAGAGTAAAACTCTCTTCCTGTCCTCAGCACAGATTGGGTCTGCGTCAGTTTGACGAAGAGTAGCACATAATATCTTGAAGCTGTGAGAGTCTTGATTCATCCGGCAGACTTTGGCATTATTATCTAATaaccttgatttaaaaaaaatcttcagtgcTGCTGTATGCTTATACATCACTTTAATACCATGACTGATTCGTGAAGATGTAAGTGCGCTATACTGATGTACAGTACACATATTTATTACCCACAGGTTTCATTCCTAACAATTAATATTTGACCCTAGTCGAGTACACGATGAATGCTTTATTTGTGTAATTACAATTTAAgactaaattaaattttcacgTCTGTTCTTGAAGTGGCGCCAGACCTAAAGACGTCCCCTTCTTCTGTTTATTCTAGGATGGACGGGAGGGTACAGAGGCTCACCTGCGTTCCGTAGGACACCACGATCTGGACCGTCCCTTACTGCTCGGCAGCGATCAGCAAGGGCCGGAAAATGTAGGCCTTCCACTGACAGAGTCAGTGTACGGTGTCAGTAACTTGATAACCGGAAAGATCGACGAAGAGTCTGTTGGTTCCCCCGTGCTTGCTCAAGGAGAGCCTAAGAGTCACTACCAGAAGGGAACTTCGAACGCGACTCAGATATCTGGTTTGAGAGACTCGAGAAAGGGTGAATTCAGTCAGACAGTTTCCTCAGATCTCGACGTTTTCGGAACTTCAGAATCCAGCGACGACATCATTTTCGAAGGGTCGACGTTGGGAGACAGTTCTCAAGAGCTGTCGGTTTTGGGTGCGAATCCCCTTTCGTCAGTTGCAGGGTCTTCGTCCCAGCAAGCATCCGCAGGAGCGGGTGAACCTGCAGACGAGCGCTTACCCGGGTCAGACTACGCAGCAACTGACCAGCAGCAGTGGAAGCAGCTTTTGGGGCTATGACTCCAGCACCAGCAGGTACGTCTGTCAGTGGTGTGGCAGGAATTTCGACAGGATCTCCAACCTCAAGCGCCACGTGCTGCTTCACTCGGGGATCAAGCCTTTCAAATGCCTCTACTGCAACTATCGTGCAACACAGAAGGCCAATGTCGTGCAACATGTCGCGAGCAGACACCGGGACGAGATGAGAGCCCTTCTGAACAACAACATCAATGTCAACGACATGCTTGTGCCCACTCCTGGAATGAAGAGCTGAATCAGGTGCTGGAAAAATAGTCATTAGTTCAAAAGGATAGATAATAAGAAGTACTGTCGATGTCTAATGTCACGAGAAAATTGCTACAAGTGATGCGGGGGTGCTCTTACtatgtcaagttttttttatttatatattttggtgcTATATCACAGCAGTTATATTATGTATAATCATACAgactttatttttcacaaaagtCAAATCCATTGGCCATAAATGgttcacttatttataaacttatatattttaattctttccctgactttattatttagattttattgttttgttgtgtgtAGATTTTATTTAATGAGAGCGACAGTccttaaatttgaaattattttcttagaGGATCATAAATGATGAAACATTTCCTTTTCCTGATCTCAGCTGTATTTGTGGTCTGTGTTCATCAGATGTCGTCAGTTGTCTTTTAGGTGTAGGATATATGTTAAAAAATCaagtttaagattttttatatcctttcacaaccacagagagagagagagagagagagagagagagagagagagagagagagagagagagagagagagagagagagagagcagtcagaCAATCAAAATACACATCTTTTACTGTAAAGACTTGAAACTTAACAATCTAGTGCCTGTACCTAGCCCAGGCCAGGTAGAATTAGGAGAAgacggaaacagagagagaattctaaacaTGGGCGGCAGAAGAGGAGAAACAGTCAGCGAGTCGAACAATCCCAAAAGCTTTGGACATTCCAGCGGTCTCGCAAGCTTCGTCTTGATTAGGCAAGGCCTTTTCAAACCCCAGGATTAACCCCGTCAAACACGAAGGTCTTATATAACAAAATTGAATCTCTGCAAGACGACACCAACTCTATGAAATATAACCTTATGACATAACCGAAAATCGATTTACCATAACTGGAATTCTAATGGCGACCTttgtagggggttagcgccgtcagtgcacctcacgctcgTTGCAttataggcattacttgaggttcattatagcgtcccttcggccctagctgcaaccctcttcaatccttttaccgtacctccgttcatattctctctcatcttcctttccaacctctcacaacaattgattcatagtgcaactgcaaggtttttctcctgttacacctttcaaacttttttactgtcaacttccatttcagcgctgaatgacttcagagGTCCCACCAGCGCggcatttggcctaaatcctgtattctatTCTTCTAACCTAATGACGACAGAAATTCTTTGGAACGTGAGAGTAATTCCTGACGCAGTTGTAATCTTACATGGCAGCGGAAATTCTGTGTGGCATGGGTAAAAAATGGAAGCTCAAGGCTGAGAATGATAAGTATAAAGACTAAAATCTCATGGTTaactataaaatatttgatgTCGTGCAGGATCTTAGGGAGAGACTGTAATCAAGTAGAACCAGCCAGAAAAAAAGCTATTAGAATCATTCTTAAGAGCAGATAGTTAGCATATTAAGGGCATTATTCCAAAATGACTCTcgaaaagaaatagaaaggttTAAGCCATGTTTTTTTTAAGCCATGCTGTAGTACAGAAGTGTTTTCACTACACAGCCTAATCATAAGGGAGTGCCACAACCTCTGCATAAGTTAAAAGTCATGTACTTATCAACACTTTCATCACCAAGGGGcagatattacacacacacacacacacacacacatatatatatatatatatatatatatattaatgtacttatgtaaatagtatatataatttttgtatgccaTACGTCAATGAAATGTAGAATATGCGTGTACCGTATTTGTGGTCTGAATACGTAAAGTCGGACAGACGTCATCAGTTGCTCGGCTTGAAGAAattcctctttttagttttctgtaaaagaaaactattgtgccggctttgtctgtccgtccgcactttttctctccgaatatttctgtccaccctcagaccttaaaaactactgaggctagaggactgcaaattggtatgttgatcatccaccgtctagtcatcaaacataccaaattgcagccctctagcctcagcagtttttattttatttaaggttaaagttcgccataattgtgcttctggcaaagatataggataggccaccaccgcagctcacagcactataccgagaccactgacagatagatccattttcggtggctttgattttTTCGGcttggcggctgtacagaaaactcgaatgccacgaagaaacttgggcgcattttttactttttttttttgtctgctttcccttcctcccttcaTTTATGAGATTTATCAGAAAACGAGAAAATAGCGCCAAAAGGCGTTACCACTTTCTTGCTAACATCACAATCCATCATTCTGTTTGCAGCATGAACGCGCTCTGATTTTTTCACCATAttgaattttttacttaattctgtgATCATCCGTTTTGTCGTATTATTTACACTGGATAGGCAAATACGTCAGGTACCGTTATTGTGTCCAACCAAAAACCTGCTGTTGACTAGGTATGTCAGTCAGGCTATACACAAAAGCAAATGAAGCTCTTGCTGAGGAGTAACCCAATGGTCTTCACGAAAGCTTGAGCGAATATGCTTTTAAGATgatcattaaatttttaatgtatcGCATGTACTTAAATCTTCAAGTGACTCGAAAGATAAGCAAGTGGGTGCAGTTCacgtttttttggggggttgggccGCATTTTTCTCAATTACTGCTGTGTCCTTCAACCgataattttctttgttctttgccGGTTAATCTGCATCAACAACTCGCCCCCAGTCCCCAGTTACTGAAGCTGAAAATAACGTCATTAAAGCTGGTCAGTTCGGTCCACGGATTCGGCTTTTTATAGTAGTACGCTTTTCCTAGAtgtgtctttttttatatgaacatggccgtgtgtgtgtgtgtgtgagattataagtaggctatgtatgtgtgtatgcacgaTATTAATTTTGGGTCAGTTTTTGTTTACGGGACACTATTGCATACAtatgaatgtgaaaaagaaaatagacgaGCGAATAACTAAGTCTAGCTCTTTGTTACAGGCGCCCATGGCAGACTTAGATAATTACGTTCTTTAGGAATAAAATATTCATCTGTTTTAattatgtgcaatttcattttgCGTTTTCTACAGTCCCTGAATCATATGATGTATTTTCACCAGTAAATTTTACAGGAAAATACTGGCTTGGGAAGGATATTTCCACTTTGTACGTACCCCTACTTGAAGCAGAAAGTGTATAAGCAGTAGTGAAATCTGCCTTATCAGTTTATGTATCATAAGAGTTAAAATTTGactgtataatatatgcattGAGCTCCCGAACAGCTCTAATAAAACGCGGCTAGGACTTTCAAAATCTAGGGGTCGTTCACATCAAGGTGCCTAGATTAATCTACAGACCTTGGTTTGCACCACAGTAAAATATGTTGTTAACACACATTGGctacttatcacatacatatcacgaGCAGGTTGAAAGCAAGTCAACGACCGCATGTGACGAAAGAGCTGGTTAACCGACATTTACCCTGGTTAGGACTACCGATAAGTCGTTGTCCTGGATACAACCTTTTCGTGATGTGTGCGATATGTTACCGGCGCGTGTTCATGACGTCTTCCTGCGGTGTTGACGCAGACTGGAGACAGAAGACTTGCTGAAGAATTAGGAGAGTAAGGGGGAAATTACATAGCAGTAAATACTTCATTTGAAAAGAGGAGTGACCCACTTGTTATTAATATGTACAATTAAACAGGTAAATTTATAAGGTTTATGGTATTAACCtggatattttgttttaatcttttgctAAATAGTACTGATTCGCTGAAGTCGAATATTAtattaactttgtaattttttgaaaTGTGTTATGTTGCAAGCTCTGTTAATATATGTACTTCAAAAAACATGAGTTTTTGTCCGTGTAAATTCTTCCGTGCATATTGTGTAGTTCTATATTTAGTATACCGGCAgtattgtatatgcatatttttgttaTACATAATCCTTTACACCACAGAGTGTGTATCTGTAAACTGGCTTTGTCAAGAAATATTCGGTGTCTTACTGAAAAGTAACCGGAATGTCATAGGAAACAAGTCCTGTACCtgtattcaagtggactatgtagGATACCATGTGTATTCTTTTACCGTCTTGTCTTCCTTGTACTCTTCTGCGAAGGGAAAGCGATAGATatttgttactactactactactactactactactactactactactactactactgttgttGCAATTGGTTAGCATGCTCCCACGGCCCCTGCCAAGAGCATTACAAGGCTCAAATTTCACTCAGCAGTAATTACAAGGCTCAAATTTCACGaatcaaaatttttcttcatgtaATCTAATGCATGCAAATGGGCCCTATCTCATTTAGGCATTTCTATGTTGCCCCCCCCCCCAGAAGACTAAATATAGCGGTGGCGGCGAGTTACCCAGGCCGTGGGTTATGAGATAGGCTGCACTTGCACAACAATCTGTTACTGTGGTAAGATAAGTATCATCTTCATTTTGTAGTTCGTGATAACATCTTTTCCTACTTGTTGTCTTTCTTGGTAGGATGACGACGCGTGATGGACTTCTTTTATGCTTAACTTTTCATTCTATTTGTGTGTCGTCCTGTTGCTTGTTtgtattcgctctctctctctctctctctctctctctctctctctctctctctctctctctctcactgtatatatatacattatatatacaatatatatatatataatatatatatatatataattatatatatatatatatatatatatatatatatatatatatatatataattattattattattatattaactgtACAGTAGCTGTAAGTACAAAAATTAGGTATAATAACGTTACGAGGCCTCTGTAAATATAGTGTGATGTAAGTTCAAATTTAGCTTAGGCATTTGTtccaataaacttttaaaaatcctCAGCATTTCTTTTTTAGGCAGAATGAAACTTGCTAAagtttcaactaaaaaaaataccgtttcttaaactatttttttttattaaacaataactTATGGAGATGAACGTTTGTTTAAGTACATGGGGGAGGATGATGGAAATGACTGTTTGTTTAAAGGATATGAAGATAGATTATGGAAATGACTGTTTTTTTCAAAGGATATGGAGAAGGATTATGGAATTGACTGTTTCAAGGATATGGGGAAGGATGATGGCAATGACCGTTTGTTTAAAGAATATGGAGAAGGATGGTGGAAATGACCGTTTGCTTAAGGATATGGAGAAAGATGATGGAAATAACCGCTTGTTTAAGGATATGGAGAAGGATGATGGAAACCACTGTTTGTTTAAAGGCTATGGAAAAAGATGATGGAAATGACCATTTGTTTAAAGATGTGGAGAAGGATGATGGAAATGACAGTATGTTTAAGGATATGGAGAAGGATGATGGAAATGACTTTAAGGATATAGAAAAGAATGATGGAAATGAACGTTTGCTTAAGGATATGGAGAAAGAGGATGGAAATGACCGTATGTTTAAGGAAATGGAGAAGGGTGATGGAAATGACGGTTTGGTTAGGGATATGGAGAAGGATTATGGAAATGACTGTTTGTTTAAGGATATGGAGAAGGATTATGGAAATGACCATTTGTTTAAGGATATGGCGAAGGATGATGGAAATGACTGTTTGTTTACAGAATATGGAGAAGGATGATGGAAAGACCGTTTGTTTAAGGATGGGGAGAAAGATGATGGAAATGAATGTTTGTTTAAGGATATGGAGAAGGATGATGGAAATGACTTTTTGTTTAAGGATAAGGAGAAGGATGATGGAAATGACCATATGTTTAAGGATATGGAGAAGGATGATGGATAAGACTGTTTGTTTAAGGATATGGCGAGGGAAATGATCGTTCActtaaaggatatgaagaaagatgATGGAAATGACAGTTTAAGGGCATGGAAAAGGATTATGGAAATgaccatttgtttatgtttaaaaaaCATGGAGAAGGATTATGGAATTGACTGTTTGTTTAAAGGATATGGAGAAGGATGATGGATATGACCTTTTGTTTAAAGAATATGGAGAAGGATGGTGGAAATGACCGTTTGTTTAAAGAATATGGAGAAGGATGATGGAAATGACCGTTTGTTTAAAGAATATGGAGAAGGATGATGGAAATGACTGTTTGTTTACAGAATATGGAGAAGGATGATGAAATGACCGTTTATTTAAAGAATATGGAGAAGAATGATGGAAATGACCGTTTGTTTACAGAATATGGAGAAGGATGGTGGAAATTACTTTTGCCTCAGGAAATGGAGAAGGATGACGGAAATGACCGTTTGTTTAAGGATATGGGGAAGAATGACGGATAAGACCGTTTGTTTAAGGATATGGAGAAGAATGATGGAAATGCCTGTTTGTTTAAGGATATGGAAAAGGCTGATGGAAATGACCGTTTGTTTAAAGATATGGAAAAGGATTATGGAAATGACCGTTTGTTGAAGGATATGGAGAAGGATGGTGGAAATAAGCGTTTGTTTAAAAATGACCATATGTTTAAAGGATATGGAGAAGGATGATGTAAATGACTGTTTGTTCAAAGGTTATTGAGGAGGATGATGGAAATGGCCATTTGTTTAATGGATATGGAGaagtatgatgaaaatgaacgttTGTTTAAAGTATATGTCGAAAGATGATGGAAATGACCATTCTTTTAAAGGACGTGGAGAAGGATGATGGAAATGACCGTTTGTTTAAGAAAATGGAGAATAATGATGGAAATGACTATTTGTTTAAGGATATGGAGAAGAATGATGGAAATGACCGTATGTTTAAGGTTATGGAGAATGGTGATGGATATGACCATTTGTTTAAGGATATGGAGAAGGATAATGGAAATGACTGTTTGTTTAAGGGTATGGAGAAGAATTATGGATAAGATCGTTTGTTTATGGATATGGAGAAGGATGATGGAAATGACTTCTTTAAGGACATGGAGAAGGATGATGGAAATTAA
This genomic stretch from Macrobrachium rosenbergii isolate ZJJX-2024 chromosome 23, ASM4041242v1, whole genome shotgun sequence harbors:
- the LOC136851110 gene encoding 17S U2 SnRNP complex component HTATSF1-like, with the translated sequence MTPAPADVEKDDGNDSMFKDMEKDDGNDFKDIEKNDGNERLLKDMEKEDGNDRMFKEMEKGDGNDGLDVEKDDGNDRLFKKMENNDGNDYLFKDMEKNDGNDRMFKVMENGDGYDHLFKDMEKDNGNDCLFKGMEKNYG